Genomic segment of Rhodococcus sp. W8901:
CAATCGAGGTCAGTCGGCGCGTTATTCCATAGAGAGCTTTCACGGGTCCTGCATCGTCGAACGTGCTGTAGCGCAGCCGCGCCGGTGTCGCGCCCAGCCCATCACGCAGAACCTCGATCACCGCAGCAGCGATCTTCAAGCGTTCGGCGTGGTCGTCCGGCCAATAGGTCTCCCATTGCAGCGCTGTTTCCGGACGCCGGGCGACTCGTTCGTATGCTCGGTGGTCGGCAGGCCGCGCCAACTCTTCGGCTGACCATTCTTCGGTGGCTTCCTCAGCCTGGGTGACCCACAACGGCTCAGGGTTCCAAAGGGCAACTTCGGATACGGTTCGGGTGCTCGGGGCGTCGGGGTTGGTCCTCACCGATGACATTCGATGCGATCGAAGCACCGATACCAACCGGTCCCGGACATCGGGGTCGGCAGGGACGGGAACCTTGATCTGCGGCTCGTCGCCGTCGATGTAGAACAAGACCTCGTAACCGGTCGCGGCGTCGTGCAGCCGAATACCGTTCCCGTCGCCGCGCGGTTCGTCCTCCTCGCTGAAGTTGAACAGGTACTCCGGCATCTCCTCGAGCACCCGCGCCCAGCTGTATTCAGTCATCGCTGCTTCCCCTATCCCGTTGTCAGCGCGAACCATACCGGCCCTTACCGACGACCTTGATGCTGCAGGTCAACGAGGTCAGGGTGGCTCATCTTCACTGGCACAGGACAATGTGCCGACGACCTCGGGCACCCCGGTCATGTCATGAGCGTGCGGCCGCGCGATCACCCTTGCCGACGCCGACTACCCCCTCACATCCGGCGGCCATACCAACACGACACCCTCGTCTAGGAACCGTCCTACCGCCGCTGGGTTGGCATCGAGCGCGTGGTTACGGATCTGGCAGC
This window contains:
- a CDS encoding TY-Chap domain-containing protein; this translates as MTEYSWARVLEEMPEYLFNFSEEDEPRGDGNGIRLHDAATGYEVLFYIDGDEPQIKVPVPADPDVRDRLVSVLRSHRMSSVRTNPDAPSTRTVSEVALWNPEPLWVTQAEEATEEWSAEELARPADHRAYERVARRPETALQWETYWPDDHAERLKIAAAVIEVLRDGLGATPARLRYSTFDDAGPVKALYGITRRLTSIAPDRPSDRGAVDRCVDWLDFVERFEWVLTTLPKGALLTLSAPGADRDKCFVQFMNHKFAIVNSSVMWESAGLTRDEFHQRMTRLGWKWAPQQANGVEHPGWTGPRVRHWRNVSLGDVAQRTAATFRDVLGVAGPSEITLSSWGAEAMSYLEVELGLARSDS